One genomic region from Williamwhitmania sp. encodes:
- the sprA gene encoding cell surface protein SprA, translating to MKRFVQFATVCCICFSPAFSFGLALVNHPECVSVVNADFQSQDTTNLRYQLPSGDPTTAPKSPLYLQTPTNTGYIVEFNPATGEYVFYENVGDKKGAVVRVMTKEEYAAYQQQSALRSYWEQKRKSEAGTTASSSFLPGLQLGGETFDRIFGSNKIDIKPQGNAELILGLNSSRTDNPTLPLQLRKTTTFDFQSKIQMNVTGTIGDKMKILVNYNTEATFDFENNVKLEYTGYEDEIIQKIEAGNVSLPLPGSLITGSQNLFGFKTELKFGKLTVTSIFSQQKGQSQNIQVKGGAQSSDFKITCDSYDANRHFFLGQFFRDIYDKSLSTLPIISSGVTITKIEVWVTNKTSVFDNSRNILGLMDLGEGTHIYASSTIFQNAGKGPNPSNDINTLYGYMQDTSLSGIRSIQNISSILNGISLSSGRDYEKIENARKLSPSEFTLNPNLGFISLNTALNADEVLAVAYEYTYRGRTYKVGELSSDGISAPKVLMLKLLKGTNLTPKLPTWNLMMKNVYSIGAYQVSKDNFVLNVLYQDAATGTTSNYIKEGPIANQPLIRVLNLDNLNGQSDPYPDGVFDFIEGVTILPSNGRIIFPVLEPFGSHLSAKLGGGDIAKKYVYQELYDSTQSKARQIPEKNRFILSGSYQSTGGSDISLNAMNVPQGSVIVTAGGIKLTENVDYTVDYVLGRVKIINQGLLESGTPINISLESNSAFNLQTKTLVGSHLNYQFSDNFNIGATVLNLTERPLTQKVNFGSEPISNTIWGMDGTYKTDSRFLTKMIDKIPFIHTKEPSSILFEGEFAQLLPGHSKAIGSSGTSYIDDFEGSETTIDLRQWSAWVLASTPQHQPDLFLEGDLPNDLRYGFNRAKLAWYTIDPIFNENTSYTPDYIKRDKDQLSNYFVRQVYQQEIFNTDQVNGVPSNIPTLSLAFYPRERGPYNFDVTGMDPNGFLQNPATRWGGIMRSLPVTDFEASNIAYIEFWMMDPFVYDSTSTGGDFYIDLGDISEDILRDGRKEFEQGLPTSAVVTNVDTTVWGRIPLVQSLVNAFSNDPGARRFQDVGLDGLSDDDEKSFFGSYVAAMEGKLVQGSAALTAIEKDPSGDDYHFYRGSDYDAEKLGVLDRYKNFNNPDGNSPAAENSPEGYSTSATSVPDMEDINRDNTMSDGESYFQYKIHLSPQDLQIGKDFVTDIKNTTVDLANGTKGHVRWYQFKVPISDYKSVIGSIQDFKSIRFMRLVLRGFQDTTFLRFARLQLVRGEWRQYDNSLQQGQEGLGSTDTQDPNFEISTVSVEENTNRQPVNYLLPPGISRVIDPSNPQITQLNEQSLMMKVQNLADGDARAIYKTLGYDLRDYKKIVMNVHAEAIPGDALAAGDLSLFIRLGSDYKNNYYEYEIPLSLTLPGNYANNDAGRLAVWPDANLMDLDLSKFPDAKIARDDAMNRPGSMVTYSTIYEVLDGARKIKVVGNPSLSDVKVVLIGVRNPSKIHSPQDDGSPKSGIVWVDELRLTNFDESSGWAANARTQIKLADLGSVSVAGSLVTPGFGSLESTLNDRSKEQIYEYDVASNLELGKFFPAKAGVKIPMFVSYSETFKNPKYDPLDPDITLKEALAHATSQHEKDSIKHYSQDYTRRKSINFTNVKLVKTKGTPRFYDIANWSMTYAYSEVFTRNVNIDHQIQKNYRGVLAYNFNARPKTISPFQKLSFLKPRPLALVRDFNFNLIPSQIAFRSDLTRSYLEVQQRNLDNPSQVIMPTYSKDFEWSRFYSLSWDITRSIKMDFTATNLARIDEPVGMVDKARDPLGYENWRDSVWANIKNFGRNIDYNHTLNVTYNIPINKLPLLDWTNASARYSGSYEWVAAPVLADTSSLDPGNTIKNSQTLQLTGGLNMLSLYNKVGFLKRINNEFDQMGKPSANKKKEFREVTYEGTVSLSAKKTRSVYHRLGTQSVKVKVFKADGKEAKVTVDADTPDRVRIVSDEDLKNAKIQIVGKVVKKPNPFEFAGKLSLRLLMSVKNISLTYQQVGGMLLPGYKPQTKLMGMSNYMGVTAPGWPFVLGYQDEAFPYEAARNGWLSKDTTINNPFLMNRTQSINLRISIEPIPDFRIEITGLRTLARNKSEYWAADPAGNFAPANPIISGNYSVSIVSMSSAFEKSTAGNAYKSAVFERFKANRFAISKRLASQRVTSSANGYDPGVIDPATGFYDGYGPLSQQVLIPAFLAAYTNTSPSKVSLDNFPKMPMPNWMVTYNGLAKLEPFKQWFRSVTLSHGYKSVYTIGSYSTNSSFMEDGDGYSYIRNANNDFIPKNDILNLSISEQFSPLIGIDIGWQNNLTTKGEVRRTRNLAMSFANNQLTEQTSWEYIFGFGYRFDNVPLIFGNPATGGQKVNKTNLKLTSDISIRNVKNFIRRLAEGIDEISGGQKLTTISVNADYTVSAKVTLRTFFTRTINNPYISNVYPVATTNVGFSLRVEL from the coding sequence TTGAAAAGGTTTGTTCAGTTTGCCACTGTTTGTTGTATTTGTTTTTCTCCAGCATTTTCGTTTGGCTTAGCACTGGTCAATCATCCGGAGTGTGTGTCCGTGGTAAATGCTGATTTTCAGAGTCAGGATACTACTAACTTACGGTATCAACTGCCATCGGGCGACCCAACAACAGCACCAAAGTCCCCTCTCTACCTGCAAACCCCAACCAATACTGGCTATATTGTTGAGTTTAATCCGGCAACGGGTGAGTACGTTTTTTACGAGAATGTTGGCGATAAGAAGGGAGCGGTTGTAAGGGTTATGACAAAGGAGGAATACGCGGCCTACCAGCAGCAAAGCGCACTGCGGTCCTACTGGGAGCAAAAGCGCAAATCGGAGGCAGGAACCACTGCCAGCTCATCGTTTCTGCCAGGCCTTCAACTTGGCGGTGAGACCTTTGATCGAATATTCGGAAGTAATAAAATTGATATTAAGCCACAGGGCAATGCAGAGCTCATTCTAGGTCTAAATTCTTCACGAACCGATAATCCTACCCTTCCGCTACAGCTTCGTAAAACTACCACCTTCGACTTTCAGTCGAAAATTCAGATGAACGTTACGGGAACAATTGGCGACAAGATGAAGATCCTCGTGAACTATAACACGGAGGCTACCTTCGATTTTGAAAATAATGTGAAGCTGGAGTATACAGGCTACGAGGATGAAATTATACAGAAAATAGAGGCCGGAAATGTTTCCTTGCCACTTCCTGGAAGTTTGATTACCGGTAGCCAGAATTTATTTGGTTTCAAAACGGAGTTGAAGTTTGGTAAGCTTACGGTTACCAGCATTTTTTCTCAGCAGAAAGGACAGTCGCAAAACATTCAGGTAAAGGGAGGTGCCCAGTCCAGCGACTTTAAGATAACCTGCGACAGCTACGACGCTAACAGACACTTTTTTCTTGGTCAGTTCTTTAGAGATATATACGACAAGTCGCTTAGCACTTTGCCTATCATTAGTTCTGGGGTTACCATTACAAAGATTGAAGTTTGGGTAACCAATAAGACATCGGTATTCGATAATTCTCGCAACATCCTTGGCTTAATGGATTTGGGAGAAGGTACTCACATATATGCATCTAGCACTATATTCCAAAATGCAGGGAAAGGGCCAAACCCCTCAAACGATATTAATACACTTTATGGATATATGCAGGATACCTCGTTGTCAGGTATTCGATCAATTCAAAATATTAGCTCTATTTTAAATGGAATAAGCCTTAGTTCAGGACGTGATTATGAGAAAATAGAAAATGCTAGAAAACTATCTCCCTCTGAGTTTACCCTCAACCCTAACCTAGGATTTATATCGTTGAACACCGCGCTGAATGCAGATGAGGTGCTTGCGGTTGCCTACGAATATACCTATAGGGGAAGAACCTACAAAGTTGGCGAACTTTCATCGGATGGTATATCTGCACCCAAGGTGCTTATGTTAAAGTTGTTAAAGGGAACAAACCTTACTCCAAAACTTCCGACTTGGAACCTAATGATGAAGAATGTTTATTCAATAGGTGCTTATCAGGTTAGTAAGGACAACTTTGTTCTTAACGTATTGTATCAAGATGCTGCAACAGGGACAACATCTAACTATATCAAAGAGGGCCCAATTGCTAATCAGCCATTGATACGAGTGTTAAATCTTGATAACCTCAATGGTCAAAGTGATCCATACCCAGATGGTGTTTTTGATTTCATTGAAGGGGTAACCATTCTGCCGAGTAATGGGAGGATAATTTTTCCTGTTCTTGAACCCTTTGGAAGCCATCTGTCTGCCAAACTTGGAGGAGGAGATATTGCCAAAAAATACGTGTACCAAGAACTCTACGACTCTACCCAATCGAAGGCACGTCAGATACCTGAAAAAAATCGGTTTATTCTTTCTGGGAGTTACCAGTCCACAGGGGGGTCCGACATTTCCCTTAACGCCATGAATGTGCCTCAGGGATCGGTTATTGTTACTGCAGGAGGTATCAAACTCACGGAGAATGTTGACTACACCGTGGATTATGTACTGGGTAGAGTAAAAATAATTAATCAGGGATTACTTGAGTCGGGTACTCCAATTAATATTTCGCTGGAAAGTAACTCTGCATTTAATTTACAAACAAAGACACTGGTTGGTTCCCATCTCAACTATCAGTTTTCCGATAATTTTAACATTGGTGCAACCGTTCTTAACCTTACAGAGCGTCCGCTTACTCAAAAGGTAAACTTTGGTTCTGAGCCGATATCCAACACCATCTGGGGTATGGATGGGACCTACAAAACCGACTCAAGGTTTCTTACAAAGATGATTGATAAGATACCGTTTATTCACACTAAGGAGCCATCGAGTATTCTGTTTGAGGGTGAGTTTGCTCAGCTCTTACCAGGCCATTCTAAGGCAATAGGCTCTTCTGGCACATCCTACATCGACGATTTTGAGGGGAGCGAAACTACCATTGACTTAAGGCAATGGAGTGCTTGGGTGCTGGCCAGTACGCCACAGCACCAACCTGACTTATTTCTCGAGGGTGATCTTCCAAATGATCTCCGATATGGCTTTAATAGGGCGAAGTTGGCGTGGTATACTATCGACCCCATTTTTAACGAGAATACCTCCTATACACCTGATTATATTAAGAGAGACAAGGACCAGCTCTCTAACTACTTTGTAAGGCAGGTGTATCAGCAGGAAATTTTCAATACCGATCAAGTAAATGGAGTTCCGTCGAACATTCCAACTCTCAGCCTTGCCTTTTACCCCCGTGAAAGGGGACCCTATAACTTCGATGTTACAGGGATGGATCCTAATGGCTTCCTGCAAAACCCGGCCACTCGCTGGGGTGGCATCATGCGGTCGCTACCTGTGACCGATTTTGAGGCCTCCAATATTGCATACATTGAGTTTTGGATGATGGACCCTTTTGTTTACGACTCAACGTCCACGGGGGGTGATTTCTACATCGACCTTGGAGATATTTCGGAGGATATATTGCGCGATGGAAGAAAGGAATTTGAGCAGGGATTGCCAACCTCTGCTGTAGTTACCAACGTAGATACAACCGTATGGGGGCGTATTCCTCTAGTTCAAAGTCTTGTAAATGCTTTCAGCAACGATCCAGGTGCTCGTCGTTTTCAGGATGTAGGGTTGGATGGCCTTAGCGATGACGACGAAAAGTCGTTTTTTGGAAGCTATGTTGCCGCCATGGAAGGCAAGCTTGTGCAGGGTTCTGCGGCTTTAACGGCCATCGAGAAAGACCCCTCTGGTGATGACTACCATTTTTACAGAGGGTCAGATTACGATGCAGAGAAACTGGGGGTGCTCGACCGTTACAAGAACTTCAACAACCCCGACGGCAACTCTCCTGCTGCAGAGAATAGCCCGGAGGGGTATTCTACATCAGCAACCTCTGTACCCGACATGGAGGATATCAACCGGGATAATACAATGAGCGATGGAGAGTCTTATTTTCAGTATAAGATACACTTGTCACCTCAAGATTTGCAAATTGGAAAAGATTTTGTTACAGATATTAAAAACACAACAGTAGACCTAGCTAACGGAACCAAGGGGCACGTACGATGGTACCAGTTTAAGGTTCCAATATCCGATTACAAGAGCGTTATTGGTTCCATTCAGGACTTTAAGTCGATACGGTTTATGCGCTTGGTTTTACGTGGTTTTCAGGATACCACATTCCTTCGTTTTGCTCGTCTGCAGCTGGTTAGAGGGGAGTGGAGGCAGTATGACAATTCGTTACAGCAGGGGCAGGAGGGGCTTGGCTCAACCGATACTCAAGATCCAAACTTTGAGATATCTACCGTTAGTGTTGAGGAAAATACAAACCGCCAACCTGTAAACTACCTGCTCCCCCCCGGTATTTCACGAGTTATCGACCCATCAAACCCCCAAATAACGCAGCTTAACGAGCAATCGTTGATGATGAAGGTTCAGAACCTTGCCGACGGTGATGCCCGGGCTATCTATAAAACGCTGGGCTATGACCTGCGCGACTATAAAAAGATAGTGATGAATGTTCATGCTGAGGCTATCCCTGGTGACGCCCTTGCTGCTGGAGACCTCTCCCTGTTTATTCGATTGGGGTCCGACTATAAGAATAACTACTACGAGTATGAGATTCCGCTCAGCCTTACACTTCCAGGAAACTATGCCAATAACGATGCTGGGCGCCTGGCTGTATGGCCAGATGCCAACTTGATGGACCTTGACCTGAGTAAGTTTCCGGATGCGAAGATTGCTCGTGACGATGCCATGAATAGACCAGGATCGATGGTAACCTACTCCACCATTTACGAGGTTCTCGATGGGGCACGAAAAATTAAGGTCGTTGGAAATCCCTCATTGAGCGACGTGAAGGTTGTCCTCATTGGTGTGAGAAATCCTTCAAAAATTCATTCTCCCCAAGACGATGGTTCTCCAAAATCGGGAATTGTGTGGGTAGACGAGCTTCGCCTAACCAACTTTGACGAGAGTTCGGGTTGGGCGGCAAATGCACGTACTCAAATTAAGCTGGCCGATTTAGGTAGTGTTTCTGTGGCTGGAAGCTTGGTAACGCCTGGCTTTGGTTCACTTGAAAGCACGCTTAACGACAGGAGCAAGGAGCAAATTTACGAGTACGACGTAGCCTCTAATTTGGAGTTGGGAAAGTTTTTCCCTGCTAAGGCTGGCGTAAAAATACCAATGTTCGTGAGCTATTCCGAAACGTTCAAAAACCCTAAATACGACCCACTCGATCCTGATATAACCTTGAAGGAGGCTTTGGCTCACGCCACTTCCCAACATGAGAAAGATTCAATAAAACACTATTCTCAGGACTATACGCGCCGAAAAAGCATCAACTTTACCAATGTTAAGCTTGTTAAGACCAAGGGGACCCCTCGGTTTTATGATATTGCTAACTGGTCGATGACCTATGCCTACAGCGAGGTGTTTACCCGAAATGTTAACATAGACCACCAAATACAAAAAAATTACCGAGGTGTGCTGGCCTATAACTTCAATGCACGGCCAAAAACAATATCTCCGTTTCAAAAACTCTCCTTCCTCAAGCCACGACCGCTTGCCTTAGTTCGAGACTTTAACTTCAACTTAATCCCAAGCCAGATTGCTTTTAGGAGCGATCTTACTAGGTCTTATCTTGAAGTACAGCAACGCAATCTGGATAATCCAAGCCAGGTAATCATGCCGACCTACTCCAAAGACTTTGAGTGGAGTCGCTTTTATTCACTCTCCTGGGATATTACCCGGTCAATAAAAATGGATTTTACCGCAACCAATCTTGCCCGGATTGATGAGCCAGTTGGGATGGTTGATAAGGCGCGCGATCCGTTGGGTTATGAGAATTGGCGAGACTCTGTTTGGGCCAACATTAAAAACTTTGGCCGAAATATTGATTATAACCATACGCTTAATGTTACCTACAATATCCCAATTAACAAGCTGCCACTCCTTGATTGGACAAATGCATCGGCCCGTTACTCGGGTTCATACGAGTGGGTTGCGGCGCCAGTTTTGGCCGACACTAGTAGCCTCGATCCAGGCAATACAATAAAAAATAGCCAAACGCTTCAGCTCACGGGTGGTCTCAACATGCTGTCACTTTACAATAAGGTTGGCTTCCTGAAGCGCATTAACAATGAGTTCGACCAAATGGGTAAGCCCAGTGCCAACAAAAAGAAGGAATTTCGGGAGGTAACCTATGAGGGAACGGTAAGCCTTTCGGCCAAGAAGACTCGAAGCGTATACCACCGTTTAGGCACGCAGAGCGTAAAGGTTAAGGTCTTTAAGGCCGATGGAAAGGAGGCGAAGGTAACAGTAGATGCAGATACGCCGGATAGGGTAAGAATTGTTTCCGACGAGGACTTAAAGAATGCCAAGATTCAAATTGTAGGAAAAGTAGTTAAGAAGCCCAACCCATTTGAATTTGCCGGAAAGTTGAGTTTGCGATTGCTCATGTCGGTGAAGAACATTTCGCTCACGTACCAGCAAGTGGGAGGTATGCTATTGCCCGGATATAAGCCCCAAACTAAGTTGATGGGCATGAGTAACTACATGGGTGTAACTGCACCTGGATGGCCGTTTGTGCTAGGATACCAAGATGAAGCATTTCCCTATGAAGCAGCAAGGAATGGCTGGTTATCTAAAGACACCACCATTAACAATCCATTCTTAATGAACCGGACTCAGAGCATAAACCTTCGAATATCTATTGAGCCAATTCCAGACTTTAGGATTGAAATAACTGGACTTAGAACCCTTGCACGCAACAAGAGTGAGTATTGGGCTGCTGACCCAGCAGGGAATTTTGCTCCTGCAAATCCCATAATCAGCGGTAACTATAGCGTTTCAATAGTAAGTATGTCGTCTGCTTTTGAAAAATCAACGGCAGGAAATGCATATAAATCTGCTGTTTTTGAGCGATTTAAGGCAAATCGTTTTGCAATTTCCAAGCGATTGGCCAGCCAACGCGTGACGAGTTCTGCTAATGGCTACGATCCAGGGGTAATTGATCCTGCTACTGGCTTCTATGACGGGTATGGTCCATTATCGCAGCAGGTACTGATACCAGCTTTTTTGGCGGCCTATACTAATACAAGCCCATCGAAGGTAAGTTTGGACAACTTTCCTAAAATGCCGATGCCGAACTGGATGGTTACCTATAATGGGCTGGCTAAGTTGGAACCATTTAAGCAATGGTTCCGAAGCGTGACCCTGTCGCATGGTTATAAATCGGTTTATACCATTGGCTCATATTCAACCAACTCCTCGTTTATGGAGGATGGGGACGGTTATTCCTACATTCGAAATGCAAATAACGATTTTATACCCAAAAACGATATTCTGAATTTGTCCATTTCGGAGCAGTTTAGTCCACTGATTGGCATCGACATAGGATGGCAAAATAATCTCACGACCAAGGGCGAAGTGAGGCGTACTCGTAATTTAGCAATGAGCTTTGCAAACAACCAACTTACTGAGCAAACATCATGGGAATACATTTTTGGCTTTGGTTATCGGTTCGATAACGTTCCCCTTATCTTTGGAAATCCAGCTACTGGGGGTCAAAAGGTTAATAAAACCAACCTGAAGTTAACCTCCGACATTTCCATTCGAAATGTAAAGAACTTTATTCGTCGCCTAGCTGAGGGCATTGATGAAATTAGCGGTGGTCAGAAGCTTACAACCATCAGCGTTAATGCCGACTATACCGTTAGCGCAAAGGTTACCCTGCGAACCTTCTTTACCAGAACAATAAATAACCCCTACATTTCAAACGTATACCCGGTTGCAACAACTAACGTAGGGTTTAGCCTTCGGGTCGAGCTGTAG